In Collimonas arenae, a single genomic region encodes these proteins:
- the yidD gene encoding membrane protein insertion efficiency factor YidD has product MKMPLLFLLRLYKLGISPFLGQNCRFYPSCSDYAAEAIRTHGALKGSMLAGRRLCKCHPWHAGGLDPVPPHQSSTSPSATKTASSASRSCGCSHS; this is encoded by the coding sequence ATGAAAATGCCTCTACTGTTCCTGTTGCGACTCTACAAACTGGGCATCAGCCCGTTTCTGGGACAGAATTGCCGTTTTTATCCCAGCTGCTCCGATTACGCAGCCGAAGCAATCCGTACGCATGGCGCCCTGAAGGGCAGCATGCTGGCCGGACGTCGCCTGTGCAAATGCCATCCCTGGCATGCGGGCGGACTCGATCCCGTGCCTCCTCACCAGTCATCCACATCTCCATCTGCTACCAAAACCGCAAGCTCGGCTTCCCGATCCTGCGGCTGCAGCCATTCCTGA